The DNA window AACTTGTTCTGGGCAGTCATCTTTGATGTTTTATCATCTGCGTGCAGTTCTAGCTTCTTTGGACGTAACTCTCCATAGCCCTTCCAGAAATTATTTGAAACAGTATGTACTCACTAGTCTCTCGTGAGTCGTGACAGAAGAGCTGGCCAGATCACACACAAGATTTGGTTCTGGTTTGCCGAGATTATACAATACCTTACTTTTATTTATATGAACAACATGAACTCGACAGAAATCACTTTAAAAGGGGTTAGGCTAAAGCTTCTGAAGCTGGTAACCATTGACATTTACACACgtcgacagacacacacatctacaATAACAACAATTGCTCCCCGGGAGCCGATGGCgtcgatttaaggcagccccccgcacctttctgattcagagttgggttaaatgtggaagacacattttcagttgaatgcattcagttgtgcagctGTCTAAGTATTCTCCTTTCCTTCCATTTTTCTTTCCCCAGAATATtacacattcacacaaacacccacaacACAGCATTCAAATATTTTATCGACTGTCATGATGTACGACTGTCATGATGCTAACATGTGTTGTACTTTTGCAGGACACTCGGTCAGTGCTCTGGACTCTGGACGGACCTCAACTTCACTGTTGATTTTTCCCACTGAGCTTCCAATTCCTTATCAGTTCAATCCCAAAGGTTCAGATAAGGAGCAGTGTGTGTATCTCGTAACAGAGGTTAACATTTAAATAGGGACTCTGGCCAGCGTGCAAgcaagatttggttctgggtgtcGAGATCAGAAGAAAAAATGTTAGTTTATCCAGTTCCATGGTTCAAAGTGATAATTTCTGTGTCGAAGTCTGGGTCCTTGAGCCGTTGCTCCTCTAAGTCTCAtagtctttttttaaatgtattttctgtggGCTTCATTTCTGTTATTGAGATAGGAGAGTGAAGAGGCGACAAGAAAGATAGCAAGTCAGAAAGGCAGTGGGTTGGATTCGAACCCATGCCGAATCTGGTAGCCTAGGCCAGTtcttctcaaacctctcctcagggacccccagacGTTTCACAATTTTGTTATAGCCCTTACTAGCTGATGTGATTCACCTAGTCAAGTACatgttgacaagttgaatcaagtgtgctagctctggaatagatAAAATACATGGACGTCTGGGGGTCCCCAaagagaggtttgagaaccactggccTATGCAGGCCACTACGTATCATAGTCCTCCTCCAGGTCCATATGGCTGAGACTGTGGGAGGTGACGTAGACGGATTTATTCTTCTTCTTGTGGTTCTTCTGCTGCTGTCTAGGGCCCGGAGCCCCGGCAAGAGAGAGGTAAGAGGCGATGCTGTTCCTGACTCCATAGCTCACCATGGTGTCCCTGTTCTGCTGCCCCTGGGGAGCCCCTGCACTGATCAGATCTTTCCTtttgattgagagagagagagagagagcgaaagagagagtgcgagagagagcgagaggtgaTTAAaacgtgtttgagccaatcatcaTCAGGATTCAGGATGCAGAGTCACATCTGTCAAGTGTTCCCGCAAGCCAAGTTTTCCATTGGCCAAGTCAAAAGCAGGACTACAATTTCATTGGATAATTGGAGAGATCTGAGAGCAACAATGATGATAGACTCTAAACTACTGAACTGTGAGTCCGTACCTGTCTACTTTCTTCCAGTCAAAGTTATTGTGGCGCATCACTACAGGGGGTGGCTGAGTGGTGGTGTCGAGGAGGTTGGCGGTCCCACACAGACACGGGCCAGTGAGAACACAGCACAGCCCATCTGCAGAGTCTAGGAGATCAGAGATGTGTTAGACACAGACATATAGACAGTCCCCCGTGTTAGACACAGACATATAGACAATCCCTCATGTTAGACACAGACATATAGACCTCCCCCATGTTAGACACAGACATATAGACCTCCCCATGTTAGACACAGACATATAGACAGTCCCCCGTGTTAGACATATAGACAGTCCCCCGTGTTAGACATATAGACAGTCACCCGTGTTAGACATATAGACAGTCCCCCGTGTTAGACACAGACATATAGACAGTCCCCCGTGTTAGACACAGACATATAGACAGTCCCCCATGTTAGACACAGACATATAGACAGTCCCCCGTGTTAGACCCAGACATCCCCGTGTTAGACACAGACATATAGACATCCCCATATAAACAAGCATATGTGCTCACAAATGCTCGTGCCATGAACATAAATACACGCgaacgcgcacgcacacacacacacacacacacacacacacacacacacacacaaacacaaacatctgCCTTCTAAAACATTCATGTTACAGTCAATATGAAAGACCTAGATTCAGTAAAAATATGTCCACATGGTCATCAGCAACAAAACCATCACTTCCTGTCTTGTTCTTAGTGTGTACTCTAGGCCAAAGCACAACGGAACGTAGCAAGCATCTGATAAGAAGAAATCTATTTAAAAATGCTTGAGGTTAttttcagtgtgtctgtctctgttttagACTCACCACAGTAGTGGTTGACCATCTCTTCCAGGCACTGGAATGTCAGACGAGGAGAGATATAGTACCAGCCGTTGTTCTCCAAGCGATAGATTTTATAGTGCTTGATGGATCTGTGCTTTACAGACATGGAGTAGACACCTGCACGTACAATATACAGATGGAATATCTTATTTTGagctagtttcctacagcaggaaataatactgcagcaacaggaaatttgaattattgCGTAGGGGTTGATTGTGCGTTGTTCGTAAGTGAAAATCAAGTctaaaatgtcaaagtggaaatgacaaacttcagaagcctttttaaatctcAAACATACTACAAGTTTGAaaattctcctgcaacagggtgatccaatgaagatcctacatctgtaggcctAAATAGATCCTCATAGATACCCATCTACTACCATCCTACCGACCTCCTGTATAACTTGGTAGGGCTTTAAAAAGTCATGGGCTCACCTCTCTGCTGTGTGCTCTCTCTGATCATGAAGGATCCCACTCTGTTTCCAGGGAGGCGAAGTAGTTCCTCAGCCTTCTGCCTCGCCACTCCCTCAAACAACCATCTTAGAACATACATTTACATACTATATGATATACAGTAGGCATATTATATTATGATGCGATAGTCTTTCTGGTTGCAACTAATTTATTCTTTAATTTTATTGACACTTACGAAACATTTTAGTCTCTATATGAATCTTTGTAGACTGAATGTTAAGCAGTGGAAGACAACCATGCTTACCCATGGTAGACTTTGGCAACATAGTTATTAGGGATGTAGTTCTCCCTTCCTGATTGGCCAGACCGGACTCTCCACCAGTTACCTTCCCTAAAGAACGCACACAAATTAAAAGGGGAACTGTGACTGAAAATAATCTGAAATTGTAGTTCCCCATATTGTATTAAAGCTGCAAGACAATAGTGCTATACATCTCATTTCCCCCAATGTGTTCATTCTCTATTGTGCATGTTATTGCTTGCACAGCTTTGTATTGTAATGTTGCATAGCTTTGTATTGTACTTTGGTTTGCACTGTGGCTTGCGGGAGTTTTTGTGTGTCGTCCTGTGTCATCTCGATATCTATGTCTATAACactatagccttccctgtagctcagttggtagagcatggtgtttgcaacaccagggttgtgggttcgattcccacggggggccagcacagaggaaaaaaaaaagaaaaaatatgtatgaaatgtatgcattcactactgtaagtcgctctggataagagcgtctgctaaatgacgtaaatgtataaatgtaaatgtacacagGAGGCCGCtaaggggagaacggctcataataatgtccggaacggagcaaatggaatggcatcgaaTACTTGGAAACCATGTatgtgataccattccaccttTTCTACTTCAGTTGTTACCACTAGACCGTTCTCCCAAATTAaggttccaccaacctcctgtgctctgTAACTGTGCATCTATCAATTTCTGCTCTAGGAAGTGTTTAGTACATATATCTTTAAAAGtactttcctcaccatcttaaataagcatgcccctttcaaaaaatgtagaactaagaacagatatagcccttggtccactccagacttgactgcccttgaccagcacaaaaacaccctgtggcatactgcactagcatcgaataatatcctgcgatatgcaacttttcatggaagtcaggaaccaatacataaAGTCaattaggaaagcaaaggctagtttttcaaacagatatttgcatcctgcagcactaattccaaaaagttttgggacactgtaaagtccatggagagtaagagcacctcctcccagctgcccactgctctgagactaggaaacactgtcaccactgatacatccacgataatcgagaatttcaataagcatttctctacggctggtcatgctttccacctggctaacccaacccaaccccggccaacagctctgtaccccccgcagcaactggcccacCAAGCCCcccctgttgtccggacctctggcaatctctatgggggtgccacagggttcaattctcgggccgactcttttctctgtatatatcagtgatgtcactcttgcagcgggtgattctctgatccacctctatgcagatgacaccattctgtatacttctggcccttctttggacactgttaacaaacctccaaacgagcttcaattcaatacaacactccttccgtggcctccaactgctcttaaatgctagtcaAACGAaattcatgctcttcaaccgatcgctgcccgcacccgcccgcccgactagcatcactattctggacggttctgacttaggtatttatagttgtccacatattctaagtgtctggctagactgtaaactctctttccatactcacattaagcatctccaatccaaagttaaatgtagaatcggcttcctatttcacaacaaagcctccttcacgcATGCTGCcaaaccctcgtaaaactgactatcctaccgatccttgacttctgcgatgtcatttacaaaatagcccccaacactttactcagcaaattggatgcagtctatcacagtgccattcgttttgtcaccaaagccccatatactacccaccactgcgacctgtatgtgctcgttggctggtcctcgctacatattcgtcgccaaacccattggctccaggtcatctataagtctttgctaggtatagcgctgccttatctcagctcactggtcaccatagcaacacccacccgtagcaggcgctccagcaggtatatttcactggtcatccccaaagccaattcctcctttggccgcctttccttccagttctctgctgccaatgactggaacgaattgcaaaaatcactgaagttggagatttatatctccctcactaacttaaagcatcagctgtcagagcagctcaccgatcgctgcagctgtacacagcccatctgtaaatagcccatccaaccaactacctacctcatcccgatatttgtttttgtttttctgctctgttgcacaccagtatttctactggcacatcctcatctgcacatatatcactccagtgtaaattgctaaattgtaattacttcgcaactattggcctatttattgccttacctccttacttaatttgcacacactatatacagatttttctattgtgttattgactgtacgtttgtttatcccatgtgtaactctgttgttgtttttgtcgcactgctttgctttatcttggccaggttgcagttgtaaatgagaacttgttctcaactggcctacctggtaaaaAATGTGCAGACCACGGGTTTATACAGTAATTGCTTTCACAGACAGACAAAGCATTGACTGTACTTACTGAGACAAGACCCTCAGCTTCTCTCCCATCTTGAAGATCGGCTCACTGATGTCTGGAAAAGGATAGTCATGGAGAACAACAAGTGTGTCGTCTTCTCCTGCTCAGCAACCACCAATGTTACACAATTAGATGGACATCAACATTAGCACAGGCGACACTTAGTGATGCATTTCCTGACATGAAATGTCTTTTACTTCTAATTGACTTCCAAGTGAACGATATCAAACATTTATACACTTTGATAAGGGTATGTTGATTGAATTCCAAGTACTGTAGTGTAATCATCATATCTGTTAAAGCCTCATCACATTATATTTACAAACTACAGTATGATATAGCAAATAATTACTTTAAATCTTACCCTTTATTGCGCTGTCATGGcagtttgtatttgttttgttcctATTTTCCACACCCCTCATCACATTCCCCATAGTGGCACTCCAATGGGGTCAAGCTCtgaggacacacagacagatggcaTACAGTAGCTATTCATCAAGTCATATCAACACGCATACTCCCTCCTATTTCTGGCCAGggaagccagtgtgtgtgtgtgtgtgtgtgtgtgtgtgcacgtgttgtAACTTCCTACTAACGGCCACAGTGCTATCTCGACCAGGACACTCACAGTAAATGGGGAAGTTGAGGACAGGCTCTCTGTCAAGCACAACTTTCCATCGTACCCTTTCTTTCCTCTTTCTAACTTATGTTACAACATGTGTTGACTAACTTGAAGGTCCACCTGTGTGGCTATATTGTGTAgctagaagaaaaagaaacgcacacctattaaggcgaggtgctggctagcggagtagaaaacttgaaaataagggagagccgcacactctaggagctcagatgcaaaaatgtaatatccaacgtttcgacagccaagctgtcttcatcagggtatgatcaaacactgcgagatgacacatttatatagtgtcaaaagacacacgggtgtctgtaatcatggccaagtgtggcctaatataattggttaattctcaaatataaaaatggcatacaaagaacagcatacaaaaaaaaacaaatggatagcatacgatcatagattaattttagactacacaagcttacaaacaattacaatggcaaagtcatttttttgcatctgagctcctagagtgtgcggctctcccttattttcataTATTGTGTAGCTAACATGTTTTTAACTTCACCCATAACCCAATGTGTTGGTGAAATCTGATTAAATTCATATTTTCCAGGTTTCTATCTATCTTATCTATCTTAGCTTCACCTTATGGAGTGGGTTCCGTAGTAAACTGGAGTAGCAGGGATGGACAGGGTTCCGTAGTAAACTGGAGTAGCAGGGATGGACAGGGTTCCGTAGTAAACTGGAGTAGCAGGGATGGACAGGGTTCCGTAGTAAACTGGAGTAGCAGGGATGGACAGGGTTCCGTAGTAAACTGGAGTAGCAGGGATGGACAGGGTTCCGTAGTAAACTGGAGTAGCAGGGATGGACAGGGTTCCGTAGTAAACTGGAGTAGCAGGGATGGACAGGGTTCCGTAGTAAACTGGAGTAGCAGGGATGGACAGGGTTCCGTAGTAAACTGGAGTAGCAGGGAGGACATTAAGGGCTGCTCTATTGCTTGAGCAGTCACACAAGTTGAGCCTGCTCTGAGGTTGCCCCATTGGGAAGGTTTTTCTTTTCTTACTGATAACACCCAAAATGCTCAGAATTCTAGTAGTCAGgtctttctgccccccccccccccccccccttctgaaCACCCCAAAATAAATATACGCCCTATTAAATAATAGGCCCTATTAGTAAAACTATAGTAACCAATAGCCCCTCTGTTGAGAAGAGAGCATAAGAAACAGAGACACGGTGGAAACAATAAGATAATATACTACAttaccaaatgtatgtggacaccagctAGTCAAACATGTTATTtgaaaatcatgggcattaagatgctataacagcctccactcttctgggaaggcttttcactagatgttggaacattgctgcagggacttgcttccattcagtcacaagagcattactgaggtcgggtactgatgttgggcgattaggcctggctcgcagtcggcgttccaattcatcctaaaggtgttcgatggggttgaggtcagggctttgtgcaggctagtcaagttcttccacaccgatctcaacaaaccatttctgtatggacctcgctttgtgcacgggggcattgtcatgctgaaacaggaatgggtcttccccaaactgtttccacaaagttggaagcacagaattgtctagaatgtcattgtatggtgcagcgttaagatttcccttcactggaattaaggggcctagcccgaatcatgaaaaacagccccagacccttattcctcctccaccaaatttacagttggcactatggatttgggcaggtagcgttctcctgacatctgccaaacccagatttgtttccactgctccagagtccaatggcggcgagctttacactactctagccgacgcttggcattgcgcatggtgatcttaggcttgtgtgcggctgctcagttttggaaacccatttcaggaAGCTCCCGACCAGcatttattgtgctgacgttgcttccagaggcagtttggaacttgtggtgagtgttgcaaccgaggacagacaatttttacacgctacgcatTCGTCTGCCCCAAAATTTgccattctatgacggtgccacaatgaaagtcactgagctctttagtagtgtttggagattgaatggctgtgtgctcaattttatacacctgtcagcaacaggttgggctgaaatagccgaaggggtgtctacatacttttgtatatataatgtatctTTGTTAACTTGGATGATATGATAGCAAGTTATTCTCATGCTGTGCATCAATGCTATTTATATTCAGAGTAAAAAAGTATATTTGGCCATATGTGACCAGCAGTAATTGTCAGAAATCACTTCTGGCTAAATTAccagtggaaaaagtacccaattgtcatatttgagtaaaagtaaagataacttaacagaaaattactcaagtaaaagtgaaagtcacccagtaaaatactacttgagtaaaagtctgaaagtatttggttttaaaaatacactaccgttcaaaagtttggggccacttagaaatgtccttgtttttgaaagaaaagcaacatttttttgtccattaaaataacatcaaattgatcagaaatacagtgtagacattgttaagaagagtttcagaagaaagttatttgtttctggccattttgagcctgcgcaagcgttgcaaaataaatttagaagcCTATATTAtaaaattattgcacccacactgctcgcgcacgccaacgagcgtctgcgttgccaagggctaaaatagaagtcagttctatttgtgacgcagatcacggtgcaagtcctgcctctcccatctcctcattggtttatggAAGCAGGTACtcatgtgccatctcctcattagttatacccacgtgggtgactgaacgACGAACGaggttggtggcggtaatgcacctaatttatgaaagttgccaatcacattataaagtccagagaagaaaaagcctggaaggaggagagatgactagaaacgatttggttgaccgttttatatgtggattaattgtcgaagtagaggaccttgtgcatttcaggtaaaataacttaatgtttatatcccaggacaaattagctagcaacagcaagctagctaaataggacaaattagctagcaagtgcaagctagctaaattgacaTAAATgttgtccccaaattaatgtaattggttcagagtttgttttgatattttaacctgcgtgtcgtcaTCGTGTTTGgtttggggggacaaaataaatgtatgcacgatggcgcacgcgcgcagccggtttgggttccgtgttaagaaggcccgttttattgcttctttagtcagaacaacagttttcagatgttctgacataattgcaaaagggttttctaatgatcaattagccttttaaaatgataaacttggattatctaacacaacatgtcattagaacacaggagtgatggttgctgataatgggcctctgtacgcctatgtagatatccataaaaaatctgctatTTCCAGGtacgatagtcatttacaacattaacaatgtctacactgtatttctgatcaatttgatgttattttaatggacaaaatatgtgcttttctttcaaaaacaaggacatttctaagtgaccccaaacttttgaatggtagtgtaagaATCAAAAATAATTCCTTATAttccttattaagcaaaccagataggaccattttcttgatttttaaatgtacggatagccaagGGCAagctccatcactcagacatcatttacaaactaagcatttgttaagtgagtccgccagattggaggcagtagggatgaccagggatgttctcttgacataCGTGTTAATTTGAatatttcctgtcctgctaagcattcaaaatgtgccgagtacttttgggtatcagggaaaatgtatgtatgtacaatTGTCTTTagcaatgtagtgaagtaaaagttgtcaaaaatataagtactcaagtaaagtacagatactttaCATGActgtaaatgaccttttaaaatGTGTGTTGTTACTACTACAGCATATATTTTAAGCATAGATATGTAGGCTTAGTACACTTCTACCATACATATACTGCAATAAATGCGTGATATAGCCTGAATAAGTCACCTATCTGCTCCTGAGTCCTGTGGAGTCGTCAGGCTTGGAGGGCCAGTAGCAGGGGGATCCTGAGTCCTGTGGAGTCGTCAGGCTTGGAGGGCCAGTAGCAGGGGGATCCTGAGGCCTGTGGAGTCGTCAGGCTTGGAGGGCCAGTAGCAGGGGGATCCTGAGGCCTGTGGAGTCGTCAGGCTTGGAGGGCCAGTAGCAGGGGGATCCTGAGGCCTGTGGAGTCGTCAGGCTTGGAGGGCCAGTAGCAGGGGGATCCTGAGGCCTGTGGAGTCGTCAGGCTTGGAGGGCCAGTAGCAGGGGGATCCTGAGGCCTGTGGAGTTGTCAGACTTGGAGGGCCAGTAGCAGGGGATCCTTGTTGAACATGGTCTTTGGCTCTGTGTGTTGGAGATAAGCCAGAGGGAGCATGTCATCTACACTGATATACTGTTACTAATCACGGACAGCGTTTCACAGTTCACACCCTCAACTGATGCACTGTAACAGTGAGGCAAGAGCACTTCctctggccacacacacacacacacacacacacacacagtcacgatACAAGCCACTGGTTGGGCTCACACACATTGACCGTGTTCCAAAGCATCAAATATGtgatgcattgtgggtaaatTGTGAAACAGAGCACAAGATCTATGAGAATGTTCGAGTTCACAGACAAGAACTAAGAGAACATACTAACTAAAAGTACATGGCgtttttacatgttgcatttcaaTATTTTTTCAGTATATGTTCTGTTGAACCCTGTCATCCTTTGTAATcagtattatctctctctctcatattctaCATAAGGCTCCTGTGCTGGCTAGTGTGCCCAACAGAAGCTACCAGTCACCACCTTCTATGTGTGGTCGAGCTGCAGACTCATATAAGAACCTATTGAGCCAAGTTATTTTTTTCCAAATATCACTGTGGTTAAATGGCTAGCTGCTGCAAGCTTTTTTTGCCAATAGCACTGTAGTTAAATGGCTAGCTGCTGCAAGCTTTTTTTGCCAATAGCACTGTAGTTAAATGGCTAGCTGCTGCAAGCTTTTTTTGCCAATAGCACTGTAGTTAAATGGCTAGCTGCTGCAAGCTTttttgccagtagcactgtggTTAAATGGCTAACTGCTGCAAGCTATTTTTCCAAATAGCACTGTAGTTAAATGGCTAGCTGCTGCAAGCTTTTTTGCCAATAGCACTGTGGTTAAATGGTTAGCTGATGCCAGCACAAATGTATTGAAGTTGCAGCTAACAAAGAAGAGACACAGGGGGCTCTGACTCCGTGTGTGTGGTCAGTGTTGCATTTGGAGAGCAAAACCTTTAATCCGGAGGAAATAGAATCACAACATGTTATTGTATACATCACCACTGTCTTGAAGTCTCTTTCCATCCTTCCATGTTCCATTTAGCAAAGCCCTATAGTTCTCCAGTCCAAAATAAAGAGTATTTTCTACCTCTCTACTGGTGGTTTTAATAACAGTCTGTGGATCTGCCCTTTCCTCCTAGACTGTCTTCTTATCAGTCCAACAGGCCTGTTGTAGATTAAACTGTAGGATGGAGAGAGTTTGTTAGACAGTGTGTCACAGATTAATGGTACCCACAAATAGGATACAGGTCTGCTCTTTGGATGTGTAACACGtaacgtgtttgtgtgtgaagtAGTCACGTGCACATTTCTCTGTGTA is part of the Salmo trutta chromosome 34, fSalTru1.1, whole genome shotgun sequence genome and encodes:
- the LOC115174044 gene encoding src-like-adapter, which translates into the protein MGNVMRGVENRNKTNTNCHDSAIKGEDDTLVVLHDYPFPDISEPIFKMGEKLRVLSQEGNWWRVRSGQSGRENYIPNNYVAKVYHGWLFEGVARQKAEELLRLPGNRVGSFMIRESTQQRGVYSMSVKHRSIKHYKIYRLENNGWYYISPRLTFQCLEEMVNHYCDSADGLCCVLTGPCLCGTANLLDTTTQPPPVVMRHNNFDWKKVDRKDLISAGAPQGQQNRDTMVSYGVRNSIASYLSLAGAPGPRQQQKNHKKKNKSVYVTSHSLSHMDLEEDYDT